Proteins from a single region of Shinella zoogloeoides:
- the ftsL gene encoding cell division protein FtsL, which produces MFRTLDVVMIAVMTAAATVTYSIKHQAENKLEEVRKLDAEIKLEEDTIDLLKADWALLTQPNRLNRLVKTFEADLKLVPTESTQLAQPNELPMPTAELPALEPAKDEKIAEGDKKTKKKSTDAIQTGSVAN; this is translated from the coding sequence ATGTTTCGTACCCTTGATGTCGTGATGATCGCCGTCATGACCGCCGCAGCCACCGTCACCTACTCGATCAAGCATCAGGCTGAGAACAAGCTTGAGGAGGTGCGCAAGCTCGACGCCGAGATCAAGCTGGAGGAGGACACGATCGACCTCCTCAAGGCCGACTGGGCGCTGCTGACGCAGCCGAACCGCCTCAACCGTCTCGTCAAGACCTTCGAAGCCGACCTCAAGCTCGTGCCGACCGAATCGACCCAGCTCGCCCAGCCGAACGAGCTGCCGATGCCGACCGCCGAGCTGCCGGCGCTGGAACCGGCGAAGGACGAAAAGATCGCCGAGGGCGACAAGAAGACCAAGAAGAAGAGCACGGACGCAATCCAAACCGGATCGGTGGCAAACTGA
- the rsmH gene encoding 16S rRNA (cytosine(1402)-N(4))-methyltransferase RsmH has protein sequence MAADIGNGVSDADGGPVRHIPVLLSEVLEALAPAPGQVILDGTFGAGGYSSAILAAGANVIGLDRDPTAIAGGQDLVKSSGGRLTLIHSRFSDLGNHAPEGGLDGVVLDIGVSSMQIDEAERGFSFQKNGPLDMRMSASGVSAADVVNRAKVSDLIRIFGFLGEEKQAGRIARAIEKAREKEPFTTTRQLANLIELTTPRKAKDKIHPATRVFQALRVFVNDELGELAEALLAAERVLKPGGRLVIVSFHSLEDRIVKKFFQDRSGKAAGSRHLPQVHDKAATFAPVGRPMVAASDEESAVNPRARSAKLRAGERTGAPAGTDDLSIFNLPNLASLEKMGS, from the coding sequence ATGGCGGCGGATATTGGCAACGGGGTTTCTGATGCCGATGGCGGACCGGTCCGTCACATTCCGGTTCTTCTCTCCGAAGTCCTCGAAGCGCTTGCGCCTGCGCCCGGTCAGGTCATCCTCGACGGCACCTTTGGCGCAGGCGGCTACAGCTCCGCCATCCTTGCTGCCGGTGCCAATGTCATCGGCCTTGACCGCGACCCGACGGCGATCGCCGGCGGGCAGGACCTCGTAAAGTCCTCCGGCGGCCGCCTCACGCTCATTCATTCCCGCTTTTCCGATCTTGGAAATCACGCGCCTGAAGGCGGGCTCGACGGCGTCGTGCTCGATATCGGCGTCTCCTCCATGCAGATCGACGAGGCCGAGCGCGGTTTCTCCTTCCAGAAGAACGGGCCGCTCGACATGCGCATGTCGGCTTCCGGCGTTTCGGCGGCCGATGTGGTGAACCGCGCCAAGGTTTCCGACCTCATCCGCATCTTCGGCTTCCTCGGCGAGGAGAAGCAGGCCGGCCGCATCGCCCGCGCCATCGAGAAGGCGCGCGAGAAGGAGCCCTTCACGACGACGCGCCAGCTTGCCAACCTCATCGAGCTGACCACGCCGCGCAAGGCCAAGGACAAGATCCATCCGGCGACGCGCGTCTTCCAGGCGCTGCGCGTTTTCGTCAACGACGAGCTTGGAGAGCTTGCCGAGGCGCTGCTCGCCGCCGAGCGCGTGCTGAAGCCGGGCGGCCGTCTGGTCATCGTCTCCTTCCACTCGCTGGAAGACCGCATCGTCAAGAAATTCTTCCAGGATCGCTCCGGCAAGGCCGCAGGGTCGCGCCATCTGCCGCAGGTTCACGACAAGGCCGCAACCTTCGCACCAGTCGGGCGCCCTATGGTGGCCGCCAGCGACGAGGAGAGCGCGGTCAATCCGCGCGCCCGATCCGCGAAGCTGAGGGCGGGCGAGCGCACGGGCGCTCCCGCCGGGACGGATGATCTGTCCATTTTCAACCTGCCCAACCTTGCCAGCCTCGAGAAGATGGGAAGCTGA
- the mraZ gene encoding division/cell wall cluster transcriptional repressor MraZ: MNRFLSNATNRVDAKGRVSVPSAFRSVLSQRDIRELYCFQDFMFPAISVGGLDLLDRFERQIASEDAFSPKANGMSLLIHGGGVFMKLDSEGRLPVTDFIRDYTGITTDVTFVGRADHFQLWAPQTFLATQAAAREEFRMRGLGSE, encoded by the coding sequence ATGAACCGGTTCCTGTCGAATGCGACGAACAGGGTCGATGCCAAGGGGAGGGTTTCCGTTCCTTCGGCATTCCGCTCCGTGCTGTCGCAACGCGACATCCGGGAACTTTATTGCTTCCAGGATTTCATGTTTCCGGCGATCAGCGTCGGTGGGCTGGATCTGCTCGATCGTTTCGAGCGCCAGATCGCCAGCGAGGATGCGTTTTCGCCGAAGGCCAACGGGATGTCGCTCCTCATTCACGGGGGCGGCGTCTTCATGAAGCTCGATTCGGAGGGGCGCCTGCCGGTCACGGATTTCATCCGGGACTATACGGGCATCACGACGGACGTGACCTTTGTCGGTCGGGCGGATCACTTTCAGCTCTGGGCACCGCAGACATTTCTAGCCACGCAGGCGGCGGCCCGGGAAGAGTTCAGAATGCGAGGTCTGGGCTCGGAATAA
- a CDS encoding glycosyltransferase, with translation MPKKILFVTSFPPFPMDRSGGGIRSRLLLDALSTCGQVSIFYLNYRGADHDLQKIPESPFSDGTLRLSKSVLIPGHGTGKVGAYAAKAFDFVAGRGMAAAGLRVSKEARRLMGEMIDRGEVDLVVGRLSRPTAVAGLLEELRVPLIVDADDWEPSRTIAQIRATPAHNLPLRVFLHRYLQGSQALGDRLLERADHVWLASEADTAMLARPNVTTLPNLPLAKAGESITPLARSDRASKTLFAVGQWSRSQNSDGMKWFLRSVWPLLFERMPEAELRISGDTPEALAREWRALPNVRPLGFVDDLRAEYEKAALVAAPITWGGGTKIKVLEALAYGRVPVGPDHAFDGLADVSSVQTIAAVENDPARTAETIASLLDDPQARHTREAAAVEYYRENYSVAAFNRHVRNTVEQVIGPE, from the coding sequence ATGCCGAAGAAAATCCTGTTCGTTACTTCCTTCCCGCCCTTCCCGATGGATCGCAGCGGGGGCGGGATACGATCGAGGTTGCTTCTCGATGCACTGAGTACATGCGGACAGGTCAGCATTTTTTACCTGAACTACCGCGGCGCGGACCACGACCTCCAAAAAATCCCTGAATCGCCCTTTAGCGATGGCACCCTGCGACTTTCGAAATCCGTCCTGATTCCCGGACACGGAACCGGGAAGGTCGGCGCCTATGCCGCCAAGGCCTTCGACTTCGTAGCCGGCCGGGGCATGGCTGCGGCGGGTCTCAGGGTTAGCAAGGAGGCGCGCCGGCTTATGGGCGAGATGATCGATCGCGGGGAAGTCGATCTCGTCGTCGGCCGCCTGAGCCGCCCGACGGCAGTCGCCGGTCTTCTCGAAGAGCTGCGCGTGCCCCTCATCGTCGATGCCGACGATTGGGAGCCGAGCCGCACCATCGCACAGATCCGCGCAACGCCTGCCCATAATCTTCCCTTGCGCGTTTTCCTGCACCGCTATCTTCAAGGCTCGCAGGCTCTCGGAGACCGGCTTCTTGAAAGGGCCGATCACGTCTGGCTCGCATCCGAGGCGGACACGGCGATGCTCGCGCGCCCGAACGTCACGACCCTGCCGAACCTGCCCCTGGCGAAAGCCGGCGAATCGATCACTCCTCTGGCCAGGTCTGACCGGGCTTCGAAGACCCTCTTTGCGGTCGGCCAATGGAGCCGCTCACAGAATTCCGACGGCATGAAGTGGTTCCTACGCAGCGTTTGGCCGCTGCTTTTCGAACGCATGCCCGAAGCGGAGCTTCGCATAAGCGGCGACACCCCGGAAGCGCTGGCGCGGGAATGGCGCGCGCTACCGAATGTCCGCCCACTGGGCTTTGTCGACGATCTGCGCGCGGAATACGAAAAGGCGGCCCTGGTGGCCGCCCCCATAACCTGGGGCGGCGGCACCAAGATCAAGGTTCTGGAGGCGCTTGCCTACGGCCGCGTGCCGGTCGGCCCGGATCATGCCTTCGACGGCCTTGCCGATGTCTCCTCCGTCCAGACCATCGCCGCCGTCGAAAACGACCCGGCGAGAACCGCCGAGACGATCGCGAGCCTGCTCGACGACCCGCAGGCGCGGCACACGCGCGAGGCTGCAGCCGTGGAATACTACCGGGAAAACTACTCCGTCGCCGCATTCAACCGGCATGTCCGGAATACCGTGGAACAGGTTATCGGGCCGGAATGA
- a CDS encoding NAD(P)/FAD-dependent oxidoreductase gives MVQHFDFVVVGRGMMGAAAARHLAKTEASVALVGRGEPADWKTHDGVFSSHYDSGRITRTIDGDPDWALLANRSIARYRQIEAESGIAFYGETGCLISGPAGSDFVRSVEDVARCYALDAPSLDRAALHARFPWFALPETSAGVFEARGAGYVDPRKLVAAQVAAMEKAGGISVLDDALSVTDAGDRASVSLKSGGSVTGGRVLVATGGFSRAPGLLPKVPALVVKARTVLLAQLKPAQVAAYRGMPSWIDESADPSDHFYFLPPITYPDGKTYLKIGGDPTEVAIEDEQAIRDWFRGEGRPEAIVHLKRLLARSLPDLDPVRLVSIPCVTTYTVHGYPYAGFVEGERIALLTGGNGAAAKSSDEIGRIGADLVIRGRLDEPDYATDFAVHFR, from the coding sequence ATGGTTCAGCATTTCGATTTCGTCGTCGTGGGCAGGGGCATGATGGGTGCGGCCGCCGCGCGGCATCTTGCGAAGACGGAGGCCTCGGTGGCGCTCGTCGGACGGGGCGAGCCGGCGGACTGGAAGACGCATGACGGCGTCTTCTCCAGCCACTACGACAGCGGGCGCATCACCCGCACCATCGACGGAGATCCCGACTGGGCGCTGCTCGCCAACCGCTCCATCGCCCGCTATCGCCAGATCGAGGCGGAGAGCGGCATCGCCTTCTACGGCGAGACCGGCTGCCTGATCAGCGGCCCCGCCGGCAGCGATTTCGTCCGCTCCGTCGAGGATGTCGCAAGGTGCTACGCGCTCGATGCGCCCTCGCTCGACAGGGCTGCGCTGCACGCACGGTTCCCGTGGTTCGCCCTGCCGGAAACTTCCGCCGGGGTCTTCGAGGCGAGGGGGGCGGGTTATGTCGACCCCCGCAAGCTCGTCGCCGCACAGGTCGCGGCGATGGAGAAGGCCGGCGGGATTTCGGTCCTCGACGATGCGCTTTCGGTCACGGATGCCGGCGACCGGGCGTCCGTCTCGCTGAAGTCCGGCGGTTCGGTGACGGGCGGGCGCGTGCTGGTGGCGACCGGCGGTTTTTCGCGCGCGCCGGGGCTGCTGCCGAAAGTGCCTGCGCTCGTCGTCAAGGCGCGCACCGTCCTGCTGGCGCAGTTGAAGCCGGCGCAGGTGGCGGCCTATCGGGGCATGCCTTCATGGATCGACGAGAGCGCCGATCCTTCCGATCACTTCTATTTCCTTCCGCCCATCACCTACCCGGACGGCAAGACCTATCTGAAGATCGGCGGCGACCCGACCGAGGTGGCGATAGAGGACGAGCAGGCGATCCGCGACTGGTTCCGCGGGGAGGGCAGGCCCGAGGCCATCGTCCATCTCAAGCGACTGCTTGCCCGGTCGCTGCCCGATCTCGACCCGGTGCGCCTCGTCTCCATTCCCTGTGTCACGACCTATACCGTGCATGGCTATCCCTATGCTGGCTTCGTGGAGGGTGAGCGCATCGCGCTTCTGACCGGCGGCAACGGCGCGGCGGCCAAGAGTTCGGACGAGATCGGCCGCATCGGTGCGGACCTGGTGATTCGCGGCCGGCTCGACGAACCGGACTATGCGACCGATTTCGCCGTTCATTTTCGCTGA
- a CDS encoding lytic transglycosylase domain-containing protein has protein sequence MRRLLAALSAACLCASVFSAGMAHAASGDYRGPAVKTAKAEKAEAEGKEKPRKVSSKRGKRKATTDRDEVVVGQLKTFKSTTGYPQADNPLKTGVKAAGYSSLIQTYAKTYGVPVDLAHAVVRVESNFNPSARGSAGEIGLMQIKPATARMMGYRGSAKGLFDPETNIKFGMKYLAMAHDLGGGTTCGTILKYNAGHGAKRMNPVSKRYCGKVQSYID, from the coding sequence ATGAGAAGACTTCTTGCTGCCCTCAGCGCGGCCTGCCTTTGCGCGTCCGTTTTTTCCGCCGGCATGGCGCATGCGGCGTCCGGCGACTACCGGGGACCTGCCGTGAAGACCGCCAAGGCGGAAAAGGCCGAAGCCGAAGGCAAGGAGAAACCGCGCAAGGTTTCGAGCAAGCGCGGCAAGCGCAAGGCGACCACCGACAGGGACGAGGTCGTCGTCGGCCAGTTGAAGACCTTCAAGAGCACGACCGGCTATCCGCAGGCCGACAATCCGCTGAAGACGGGCGTGAAGGCGGCCGGTTATTCCAGCCTCATCCAGACCTATGCGAAGACCTACGGCGTTCCGGTGGATCTTGCCCATGCGGTCGTTCGCGTCGAAAGCAATTTCAATCCGAGTGCCCGCGGCAGCGCCGGTGAAATCGGCCTCATGCAGATCAAGCCGGCGACGGCGCGCATGATGGGCTATCGCGGCAGCGCCAAGGGGCTGTTCGACCCGGAAACCAACATCAAGTTCGGCATGAAGTACCTCGCCATGGCTCATGACCTTGGCGGCGGCACGACCTGCGGCACCATCCTCAAATACAATGCCGGCCATGGCGCCAAGCGCATGAACCCGGTTTCCAAGCGCTATTGCGGCAAGGTGCAGAGCTATATCGATTGA
- a CDS encoding peptidoglycan recognition protein family protein — protein sequence MSAFTCDYSGATAAPSPNFGERAGGRSPDIILLHYTGMETAEGALKWLCAPESQVSCHYFVHEDGRVEQLVREADRAWHAGKSFWQGETDINSASIGIEIANPGHPGGLPDFPDAQVRAVVELCLDCGGRWGIAPERVLAHSDVAPIRKVDPGEKFPWARLHAAGVGHWVEPSAITGGRFFQRGDAGQPVEALQSMLSLYGYGVEIDGIYSERTEGAVAAFQRHFRTERVDGIADFSTIDTLHRLLSALPRLVA from the coding sequence ATGAGCGCATTCACATGTGACTATTCCGGCGCGACCGCCGCGCCGTCGCCGAATTTCGGCGAGAGGGCGGGCGGGCGCTCGCCCGACATCATCCTCCTGCATTATACCGGCATGGAAACGGCGGAAGGCGCGCTGAAATGGCTTTGCGCGCCCGAAAGCCAGGTCTCCTGTCATTACTTCGTGCATGAGGACGGGCGCGTGGAGCAGCTCGTGCGCGAGGCGGATCGCGCCTGGCACGCCGGCAAGAGCTTCTGGCAGGGCGAGACCGACATCAATTCGGCCTCCATCGGCATCGAGATCGCCAATCCCGGCCATCCCGGCGGGCTGCCGGATTTCCCGGATGCGCAGGTCCGCGCGGTCGTCGAACTTTGTCTCGATTGTGGCGGAAGGTGGGGGATAGCCCCCGAAAGGGTGCTCGCGCACAGCGATGTGGCCCCCATTCGCAAGGTCGATCCGGGTGAAAAATTCCCCTGGGCGCGCCTCCATGCGGCAGGCGTCGGACATTGGGTGGAGCCGTCCGCGATTACCGGCGGGCGCTTCTTCCAGAGGGGGGATGCCGGCCAGCCGGTCGAGGCGCTGCAGAGCATGCTGTCGCTCTATGGCTATGGTGTTGAAATCGATGGGATTTATTCGGAAAGGACCGAGGGGGCGGTGGCTGCCTTCCAGCGTCATTTCCGGACCGAGCGGGTCGACGGCATCGCCGATTTTTCGACCATCGACACGCTGCACCGGCTGCTGTCCGCCCTGCCGCGACTGGTGGCTTGA
- a CDS encoding TerB family tellurite resistance protein, translating into MFQNSPSCFISAVWDRLVGMVSDAASNVLSGVVEAVRTLFEGDPETRRQVAFSVAMIALSAKMAKADGIVTTAEVDAFKDIFKYPDNQAANVARLYNLARQDVAGYEAYAEKMKALCVSCEKNCPILEDIVDGLFHIAKADGLIHENEMAFLSRVAEIFGMAEERFEQITARHVHISGRDPYKVLGVKPSDDFAEIRKRYRVLASENHPDTLVARGVPAEFHQIANDRMAALNAAYEAIEKERCAA; encoded by the coding sequence ATGTTCCAGAATTCGCCGAGTTGCTTCATCAGTGCCGTATGGGATCGCCTTGTCGGCATGGTCTCCGATGCCGCCAGCAACGTGCTGTCCGGCGTGGTCGAGGCTGTGCGGACGCTTTTCGAGGGCGATCCGGAAACGCGCCGGCAGGTTGCCTTTTCCGTCGCGATGATCGCGCTTTCCGCCAAGATGGCGAAGGCGGACGGTATCGTCACGACCGCCGAGGTCGATGCCTTCAAGGACATCTTCAAGTATCCCGACAACCAGGCGGCCAATGTCGCCCGGCTGTATAACCTCGCGCGGCAGGACGTTGCCGGCTACGAGGCCTATGCGGAGAAGATGAAGGCGCTCTGCGTCTCCTGCGAAAAGAACTGCCCGATCCTCGAGGATATCGTCGACGGCCTGTTCCACATCGCCAAGGCGGATGGGCTGATTCACGAGAACGAGATGGCGTTCCTGTCGCGCGTCGCGGAAATCTTCGGCATGGCCGAGGAGCGCTTCGAGCAGATCACGGCGCGTCACGTCCATATCAGCGGCCGCGACCCCTACAAGGTGCTGGGCGTCAAGCCGAGCGACGATTTCGCCGAGATTCGCAAGCGCTACCGGGTGCTTGCGTCGGAGAACCATCCTGATACGCTGGTGGCGCGTGGCGTGCCGGCCGAGTTCCATCAGATCGCGAACGACCGCATGGCCGCGCTCAACGCTGCCTATGAGGCGATCGAGAAGGAACGCTGCGCCGCATGA
- a CDS encoding pyrophosphate--fructose-6-phosphate 1-phosphotransferase, whose translation MAKQKVAMLTAGGLAPCLSSAVGGLIERYSDVAPEIELVAYRSGYQGLLLADRIEITKDMREKAPLLHRYGGSPIGNSRVKLTNAADCVKRGLVKEGENPLRVAAERLAKDGITILHTIGGDDTNTTAADLAAYLGANGYNLTVVGLPKTVDNDVVPIRQSLGAWTAAEVGAGFFDHVSNEQSAAPKTLVVHEVMGRHCGWLTAATARAYIQKTSGNDYVDGFMMNKQLKNIDGLYLPELDFNLEAEAERLRAIMDRAGFVTLFVSEGACLDAIVAEREASGETVKRDAFGHVKIDTINVGNWFSKQFAALLGAERAMVQKSGYYARSAPANRDDLRLIQSMTDLAVESALNKVSGVTGHDEGQGGKLRTIEFPRIKGGKHFDTSAKWFGEVMDAIGQKWKPAA comes from the coding sequence ATGGCCAAGCAGAAAGTCGCAATGCTGACCGCCGGCGGGCTCGCGCCCTGCCTGTCGTCCGCTGTCGGGGGCCTTATCGAACGCTACAGCGACGTCGCGCCGGAAATCGAGCTGGTCGCCTACCGCTCCGGCTATCAGGGCCTGCTGCTTGCCGACCGGATCGAGATCACGAAGGACATGCGCGAGAAAGCGCCCCTACTCCATCGTTATGGCGGCTCGCCCATCGGCAACAGCCGCGTGAAGCTGACGAACGCCGCCGACTGCGTGAAGCGCGGCCTCGTCAAGGAAGGCGAGAACCCGCTGCGCGTGGCCGCCGAGCGGCTCGCCAAGGACGGCATCACCATCCTGCACACCATCGGCGGCGACGACACCAACACGACGGCGGCCGACCTTGCCGCCTATCTCGGCGCCAACGGCTACAACCTCACCGTCGTCGGCCTGCCGAAGACGGTCGACAACGACGTCGTGCCGATCCGCCAGTCGCTCGGGGCATGGACGGCCGCCGAAGTCGGCGCCGGCTTCTTCGACCATGTCAGCAACGAGCAGAGCGCAGCGCCGAAGACGCTCGTCGTGCATGAGGTCATGGGCCGCCATTGCGGCTGGCTCACCGCCGCCACGGCCCGCGCCTATATCCAGAAGACCAGCGGCAACGACTATGTCGACGGCTTCATGATGAACAAGCAGCTCAAAAACATCGACGGCCTCTACCTGCCGGAGCTGGACTTCAACCTCGAAGCCGAGGCCGAGCGCCTGAGGGCGATCATGGACCGCGCCGGCTTCGTCACGCTGTTCGTTTCGGAAGGCGCGTGCCTCGACGCCATCGTCGCCGAGCGGGAAGCCTCCGGCGAAACCGTCAAGCGCGACGCCTTCGGCCATGTGAAGATCGACACGATCAATGTCGGCAACTGGTTCTCCAAACAGTTCGCCGCCCTGCTCGGCGCCGAGCGCGCCATGGTGCAGAAGTCGGGCTACTATGCCCGCTCCGCCCCGGCCAACCGCGACGACCTGCGCCTCATCCAGAGCATGACCGACCTTGCCGTCGAAAGCGCGCTCAACAAGGTCTCAGGCGTCACCGGCCACGACGAGGGCCAGGGCGGCAAGCTGCGCACCATCGAGTTCCCGCGCATCAAGGGCGGCAAGCACTTCGACACCTCCGCCAAGTGGTTCGGCGAGGTGATGGACGCCATCGGCCAGAAGTGGAAGCCGGCGGCCTGA
- a CDS encoding LysE family translocator has product MSFDHWLAFAAASAVMLAIPGPTILLVISYALSHGRRTAGATVAGVALGDFTAMTASMLGLGALLATSAAIFTVLKWVGAAYLVWLGIKLWRAPATIGAEGEAPAEERPFRIFAHAYVVTALNPKSIVFFVAFLPQFLDLSRPMLPQMVIFEATFLVLATLNAFSYALLASAARKTIRNPTVQKVVNRTGGTLLIGAGLLTAGLKRATA; this is encoded by the coding sequence ATGTCCTTCGACCATTGGCTTGCCTTCGCCGCCGCATCCGCCGTCATGCTCGCCATTCCGGGTCCGACGATCCTCCTCGTCATCTCCTATGCGCTCAGCCATGGCCGGCGCACGGCGGGGGCCACCGTCGCGGGCGTCGCGCTCGGCGACTTCACCGCGATGACCGCCTCCATGCTCGGCCTCGGCGCATTGCTCGCCACCTCGGCGGCCATCTTCACCGTGCTGAAATGGGTGGGCGCGGCCTATCTCGTCTGGCTCGGCATTAAGCTCTGGCGCGCGCCAGCCACGATCGGCGCGGAGGGCGAGGCCCCGGCGGAGGAAAGGCCCTTCCGCATCTTCGCCCATGCCTATGTCGTGACGGCGCTGAACCCCAAGAGCATCGTCTTCTTCGTCGCCTTCCTGCCGCAGTTCCTCGACCTCTCCCGGCCGATGCTGCCGCAGATGGTGATCTTCGAGGCGACCTTCCTCGTGCTCGCCACGCTGAACGCCTTCTCCTATGCCCTGCTTGCCTCCGCGGCCCGCAAAACCATCCGCAACCCCACGGTCCAGAAGGTCGTGAACCGCACCGGCGGAACGCTTCTGATCGGCGCGGGACTGCTGACGGCGGGCCTCAAACGGGCGACGGCATGA
- a CDS encoding lytic transglycosylase domain-containing protein, with protein MADTPVSRPARVAALACAGLLATLAGCASVAEDAVTAKTVTPASTTTTTDIAAADGATTEVAYAALPVAKPGTENTPAALPTPIAVAVAGDAAAVPVSALAEARAETGAAAATAALAGNTGNGVTAVAGMPQAYDTVIGVSVMEPGFDTGEPEGLEQLVATHKIVPMAKPAMISNAVLTTETRLKVPQAEQPFKKSGTPIDALITKYAALYGIPESLLHRVVRRESTYNPRAFNRGHYGLMQIKYSTAKSMGYEGPAEGLFDAETNIKYAGKYLRGAWMVADDKNDGAVQLYAAGYYYHAKRKGLLDETGLR; from the coding sequence ATGGCTGATACCCCCGTTTCCCGTCCGGCACGCGTTGCCGCGCTTGCCTGTGCAGGCCTTCTTGCGACGCTTGCGGGCTGCGCCAGCGTTGCCGAAGATGCGGTGACGGCCAAGACCGTGACGCCCGCCTCGACCACCACGACGACGGATATCGCCGCAGCCGACGGCGCGACCACGGAAGTCGCCTACGCCGCCCTTCCCGTCGCCAAGCCCGGCACGGAAAACACGCCCGCCGCCCTGCCGACGCCAATTGCCGTCGCGGTCGCGGGCGATGCAGCCGCGGTTCCGGTCTCCGCCCTTGCCGAAGCCAGGGCAGAAACGGGCGCGGCCGCGGCCACCGCCGCGCTTGCCGGCAATACGGGCAATGGCGTCACCGCCGTTGCCGGCATGCCGCAAGCCTACGACACCGTCATCGGCGTCTCCGTCATGGAACCGGGCTTCGACACGGGCGAGCCGGAAGGCCTCGAACAGCTCGTCGCCACCCACAAGATCGTGCCGATGGCCAAGCCCGCGATGATCAGCAACGCCGTCCTGACGACCGAGACGCGCCTGAAGGTGCCGCAGGCCGAGCAGCCGTTCAAGAAGTCCGGCACGCCGATCGACGCCCTGATCACCAAATACGCCGCCCTCTACGGCATTCCGGAATCGCTGCTGCACCGTGTCGTGCGGCGCGAAAGCACCTACAATCCCCGGGCCTTCAACCGTGGCCACTATGGCCTGATGCAGATCAAGTATTCGACGGCCAAGAGCATGGGCTACGAAGGCCCGGCGGAAGGCCTGTTCGACGCCGAGACGAACATCAAATATGCCGGCAAGTATCTGCGCGGCGCATGGATGGTCGCGGACGACAAGAACGACGGCGCGGTGCAGCTTTACGCCGCCGGCTACTATTACCATGCCAAGCGCAAGGGCCTGCTGGACGAGACCGGGCTGCGGTAA
- a CDS encoding GNAT family N-acetyltransferase → MQIRIVHGKAVTPHIADLARLRTDVFRAFPYLYEGSEDYEASYLATYAQSPESLFVLALDGERIVGASTGVPMPDASEVFRTPFVDAGIDPAKVFYFGESVLLPAYRGRGLGVRFFEEREAYARRLDRFDWCAFCAVERPKDHPLRPAGYVPLDDFWGRRGYVHRADLRTMLAWQDIDEEGESEKPMSFWLKATR, encoded by the coding sequence ATGCAGATCAGGATCGTCCACGGCAAGGCCGTCACGCCGCATATCGCCGATCTCGCGCGCCTGCGCACCGACGTCTTCCGCGCCTTCCCCTATCTCTACGAGGGCAGCGAGGACTACGAAGCTTCCTATCTCGCGACCTATGCGCAATCGCCCGAAAGCCTGTTCGTGCTGGCGCTGGACGGGGAGCGGATCGTCGGCGCCTCGACGGGCGTGCCGATGCCCGATGCCTCCGAGGTTTTCAGGACGCCGTTCGTCGACGCCGGCATCGATCCGGCAAAGGTCTTCTATTTCGGGGAATCCGTGCTTCTGCCGGCCTATCGGGGCAGGGGCCTCGGCGTGCGCTTCTTCGAGGAGCGCGAGGCCTATGCGCGGCGGCTCGACCGCTTCGACTGGTGCGCCTTCTGCGCCGTGGAACGTCCGAAGGATCATCCCTTGCGCCCGGCCGGCTATGTGCCGCTGGACGATTTCTGGGGCAGGCGCGGTTATGTGCATCGCGCGGACCTGCGCACGATGCTGGCCTGGCAGGATATCGATGAAGAGGGTGAAAGCGAAAAGCCGATGTCGTTCTGGCTGAAAGCGACGCGGTAA
- a CDS encoding ketosteroid isomerase-related protein, producing the protein MPAKETIRAYYDAFNRQDMEAFFDLLHDDVIHDINQGGRQVGKDAFRDFMAHMNRCYRETLTDIVIMSNDDGTRGSAEFVVNGQYLASDEGLPEANGQTYVLPAGAFFEIREGKVARISNTYNLNDWIAQVGA; encoded by the coding sequence ATGCCAGCAAAAGAGACGATCCGCGCCTATTACGATGCTTTCAACAGGCAGGACATGGAGGCCTTCTTCGATCTCTTGCACGACGATGTCATCCACGACATCAACCAGGGCGGTCGCCAGGTCGGCAAGGATGCCTTCCGCGATTTCATGGCGCATATGAACCGCTGCTACCGCGAGACGCTGACGGATATCGTCATCATGTCCAACGACGACGGCACGCGCGGCTCGGCCGAATTCGTCGTCAACGGCCAGTACCTCGCCTCCGACGAGGGCCTGCCGGAAGCGAACGGCCAGACCTATGTCCTGCCGGCCGGCGCCTTCTTCGAGATCCGCGAAGGCAAGGTCGCCCGTATCTCCAACACCTACAATCTCAACGACTGGATCGCTCAGGTCGGCGCCTGA